The Deltaproteobacteria bacterium DNA window AGCGCTTCTCCAAGCGTGATCTGATGACATAGGCCAATTTCAGATGATTGTTATAGATGGCTGGTTTTCAACCGTGGTGGAGAGCGGTAAGGTTTCAGTTAATTGGGTCGTGACTAGAGAGCCTCTCCTACGGGAGAATCGCTTCATGAATACCGGTCTGGGTAGGAGCGCTTTCCAAGTGCGACCAAATAAAATCAGATACGTAACTAATGTTGCCCGCTGGGGGGAAACCTTTTGGCCATAATCCTTTTCTTAACACCCTTCACCTTCAGACTGCAAACTTCATGGTAGCCGAAATGACGTCGGTACCAATCGGCCTTGCGGTGAGTGAGAAGCCAATAGCCAGCCCGCCCCTTTTCCCTGGCCCACTGTTCACCACGACGATGGAGAGTGCTGCCAATGCCCTGCCTGCGGAATTCAGGGTGCACCAGTAAGCCGGTGCAGCAGGCATAGTCCTGCATCCACTGTGGAGGTGGAGCAAACATAGGATCTTCAATATGCCCACGGGCAATGACCGTGAGAAAACCAAGGATTCTATAACCGCTAACCGCGAGAAATAGATCCCGATCAGATTTGCGCACATAGCGCTGTAGTTTGTCGCGGAAGGCGCTTCGCTGTTGCTCATTCATGTGACCGCTCAACTGTTCTACGGCAGGTTCTACATCTTTTTCGATTGCCACTTTGAGTTGAACCCTGGACACTGCTCCGGCAATATTGTCTTCAACCATAATTCTTGAATTCTCCTTGTTACAATCTGCTTCCCCGGTCAATTCTAGGTTGGCATCGAATCCATACAACAAAGGCCCTGCGACATCAAGGGGCGCACTGAAATCGTTTACTAAAACTGGGAAATATCCTATTTTTCAAAGGCTGGCTCTGCTTCTTTCCCTTTCTACGGCCAACTATTTACTGCCTGCTGGAAAAAAAACATAAGAGGTTGGACATTTTTTTCTTGATTTTCTGTGATAGTAAGATGATATTATTTAGATATGCCAGTCTCCACTGAGGGAGGTGACTGCCATGAATTTACCGGCTGTTGACATTTTACAAAGTGCCATGGACCAGCCGAAAAATCTTTTCGGGCAGCACCTTCATGCAAAAAAACTTCCTTCCTTTCTGCCCCGCGAGCTCGAATTTCAGTCTATGAAACTGCCGAGCTCCGCACTGCACCTGATGGACAGAAAGGACCAGTCTCTCCTTCAACCTATGGCAATTGCCGCACTGGACCATTATTTTTGCAGATTTGTTACCGAATCGCTTGGAGAAAGTAGAGAGGTCCAGGCAAGAGCACCGTAGGCTGCCCCATGAAGACGCATCATTGCAGGCTGCAAAATTTGTGGGCCCAAAAGGCGGCTCAGACTTCTGGTTGTGTTTCCACAGATGTGAATAACATACGTGCTAAGATTTGCTGTTCGAGTCCAGCTTATGAGACAGAGTGGAATAGACATCATTACAGCAGGACCACTGGCAACTTAGGGAAGCAAGCCGTTTCTGCTTATCTGTTTTTTGATCATGCTTTGACCGTGGCCTGAATAGCTAATCGAGATATTCAGGGGACAACTGTGCTTCATGGGTGTTAACGAGAAATTGTCAGTCGTCAAAATGACTGCCAACGCAGGGTGCCGCCGCTGGGGCCAGAGGCGCTGTGCAGAGAGAAGGGAGGTGAGACAGCCTTTTGCTCAGAGGTTTATTTGAACTAATTCATGAAGAACCACAGTAAATGGAGAGAGGAGGAAGGCATGCGAGTATGGGTCATTAGGTTATTGGCAGTGGCGCTCTGTCTCTGCTTGGCGGTGCCGGTTCTGGCAGCCGATCAGGGCGAGAGCGTCTGGGCGAAGTACAACATGAAGATCTGGGGCCGGGTGAAATTTGATGCCCAATACGACACTTCCCAATTTGTCAAGTACAATGATTTCCTTGGTGTTCCAGCAGACAGCAAGAAAACCTCCGACTTTGACAACGACTCCGCCAACTTCAACCCCAGGGACACCCGCCTTGGCTTTGCAGCCATGCACGCTGTGGGAGATTGGGCCGGCAAGGGCGTGGTTGAAATTGATTTTTACGGCACCAATGCCGGTGACAACCTCATTCCGCGGATGCGCCTCGGGTATGCGGACCTGGCCAACAAGGCGTCGGGCACCAGCGTCAGGGTGGGTCAGGACTGGACTCCGGTACAGTCATTGAACCCCTCAACCATTGACTTCGGCATCCTGTCAGCATCGGGGAATTTATGGTGGCGGCGGCCGCAGGTGACGGTGCGCCAGAATGTCGACATAGGAGATGCTGGCGGTCTGCAGCTTCTCGCAAGCGCCATGCTGGCCCGGCGGCAAAGTACATCGAGCAAAACCAGGATGCCCTGGGCCCTGGGTCGGGCGGCCTACAGCTTCGACCTCTGGGGCGGCAAACACATGCTGGCCCTTGATGGCGGCTATCAGCACGACAAGGACAGCAATACTCACAACACCATCAATCGCTGGCTGGTGGGCGGCGAGTTCAAATTCAATTTCAGCCCGCTGCTGGTCAAGGGTGAGGTCTGGACCGGCAAGGGCATTGGCGGCGATTTCCTCCGCTATGACCTCGACAAGTACGAGGACAAGGCTGACAGCAGGAACGTCTGGGAAGCCTGGGGCGGCTGGATTGACGCCACTTACAAGCTGCTGCCCCAGTGGAGCATCACCGCCGGTGTGGGCATAGATGATCCTGACGACAGCCAGTATGAAAGGGATACGGGCAATCTCGACCGCAAATTTACCCGCAACATAACATTTTATACCAATACCTGGTGGAGCCTGGCAAAAGACGTAAAGGTGGGTTTCGAGTGGCTGAACCTGACCGCCACCCGGAAAAAGGTGAATCGCCACCATTATGACGACATGGGTAATCGCTTCAC harbors:
- a CDS encoding GNAT family N-acetyltransferase, coding for MVEDNIAGAVSRVQLKVAIEKDVEPAVEQLSGHMNEQQRSAFRDKLQRYVRKSDRDLFLAVSGYRILGFLTVIARGHIEDPMFAPPPQWMQDYACCTGLLVHPEFRRQGIGSTLHRRGEQWAREKGRAGYWLLTHRKADWYRRHFGYHEVCSLKVKGVKKRIMAKRFPPSGQH